Proteins encoded within one genomic window of Granulicella pectinivorans:
- a CDS encoding GreA/GreB family elongation factor, whose translation MPEKIKARLAEQIKALEYELTTELPAEIKKAVALGDLSENAEYHSAKQRQEFVNARLGQLKKRMGELAMVNLTNIPNDKVGFGSAVTVFDSSKDETIRYKLVTSEESDVSKGLISTTSPIGRSLLGKEVGDTATVVTPNGKRELEVLKLYTIHDLDPDEPVEVTEIPEVK comes from the coding sequence ATGCCCGAAAAAATCAAAGCCCGTCTCGCCGAACAGATCAAGGCACTCGAGTACGAGCTCACCACCGAACTCCCCGCCGAGATCAAAAAGGCCGTAGCCCTCGGTGACCTCTCCGAGAACGCCGAATACCACTCCGCCAAGCAGCGCCAGGAGTTCGTCAACGCCCGCCTCGGCCAGCTCAAGAAGCGCATGGGCGAGCTCGCCATGGTCAACCTGACCAACATCCCCAACGACAAGGTAGGCTTCGGCTCGGCCGTCACGGTCTTCGACTCGTCCAAAGACGAGACCATCCGCTACAAGCTCGTCACGAGCGAAGAGTCCGACGTCTCCAAGGGACTCATTTCGACGACCTCGCCCATTGGCCGGTCGTTGCTAGGAAAAGAAGTCGGCGACACGGCAACGGTTGTCACCCCCAACGGCAAGCGCGAGCTCGAAGTCCTCAAGCTCTACACCATCCATGATCTCGACCCCGACGAACCCGTCGAAGTCACCGAGATTCCCGAAGTCAAATAG
- the mltG gene encoding endolytic transglycosylase MltG, giving the protein MRFFKFLLLLVVIAGAVVGYWMVVPAGPSTETFVDIPSGTGSEAIAAQLEQAGVIRSQYGFDLLRLVKGGRLRAGEYRFDHPAPMTEVYARLVKGDFFTRTIVIPEGFNLFDVAAAMEAAKLGTAADFLAAARKHTELVAAWSPGATSVEGYLFPDTYKFSPHATEEQMLRVMVKRFTDRAAKIGLVAGRVDVGKTVTMASLVEKEVSVDSERPMVAGVFVNRLKLGMPLQTDPAVVYAALLNGRWRGTIYRSDLDFDSPYNTYKTKGLPPGPICNPGVAALKAAMNPTETDNLYFVADANGHTKFSPTLEGHQANVKSYRAAGGR; this is encoded by the coding sequence GTGCGATTTTTCAAGTTCCTTCTTCTGCTGGTGGTGATCGCGGGTGCGGTGGTCGGGTATTGGATGGTGGTGCCGGCAGGACCGTCCACGGAGACGTTCGTCGATATCCCGAGCGGAACAGGCAGTGAGGCGATCGCGGCTCAACTGGAGCAGGCAGGCGTGATCCGGAGCCAGTATGGCTTCGACCTGCTGCGGCTAGTGAAGGGCGGAAGACTGCGGGCGGGTGAGTACCGGTTCGACCATCCGGCGCCGATGACCGAGGTGTACGCCCGGCTGGTGAAGGGCGACTTCTTTACCCGGACCATCGTGATTCCGGAGGGGTTCAACCTCTTCGACGTGGCCGCAGCAATGGAGGCGGCGAAGCTGGGAACGGCGGCGGACTTCCTGGCAGCCGCGCGAAAGCATACAGAGCTGGTGGCCGCCTGGTCCCCCGGCGCGACCTCTGTGGAGGGATACCTGTTTCCCGATACGTACAAGTTTTCTCCACACGCCACTGAAGAGCAGATGCTGCGGGTGATGGTGAAGCGCTTCACAGACCGCGCGGCGAAGATCGGGCTGGTCGCGGGACGGGTGGATGTGGGCAAGACGGTGACGATGGCCTCACTGGTGGAGAAGGAGGTGAGCGTCGACAGCGAACGACCCATGGTGGCAGGTGTGTTCGTGAACCGTCTGAAGCTGGGTATGCCGCTCCAGACGGACCCGGCAGTCGTGTACGCGGCCCTGCTGAACGGGCGGTGGCGCGGGACAATCTACCGGTCGGATCTGGACTTCGATTCGCCGTACAACACTTATAAGACGAAGGGCCTGCCGCCGGGGCCAATCTGCAATCCGGGGGTGGCCGCTCTGAAGGCTGCGATGAACCCAACCGAGACCGATAACCTTTATTTTGTGGCGGATGCGAATGGTCACACGAAGTTTTCGCCCACGCTGGAAGGGCATCAGGCGAACGTGAAGAGCTACCGGGCAGCGGGTGGAAGGTAA